One Chaetodon auriga isolate fChaAug3 chromosome 14, fChaAug3.hap1, whole genome shotgun sequence genomic window carries:
- the tbpl2 gene encoding TATA box-binding protein-like 2: MDESALERYFDDSIANDSSLILGEELGLQNPAPPSPVPAHNQQDPSSFLSMKAGPGREAADELDLSFLPDELESSRHDNTAGSQTVALDVSQDSGICPDYDSQDSAAAAGAADPRGSSVSGPGTGASPFCPMTPMTPMTPMTPVTERSGIIPQLQNIVSTVNLGCPLDLKFIALQARNAEYNPKRFAAVIMRIREPRTTALIFSSGKMVCTGAKSEEQSRLAARKYARVVQKLGFPARFLDFKIQNMVASCDVCFPIRLEGLVLTHQQFSSYEPELFPGLIYRMVKPRIVLLIFVSGKVVLTGAKERAEIYEAFENIYPILRGFRKQ, translated from the exons ATGGACGAGTCGGCGTTGGAGCGTTACTTTGATGACTCCATTGCAAAT GACTCCAGCCTCATTTTGGGGGAGGAGCTGGGCCTCCAGAACCCCGCCCCCCCTTCACCTGTTCCCGCCCACAATCAACAGGAcccctcttccttcctgtcGATGAAGGCGGGGCCTGGCAGAGAGGCCGCCGATGAGCTCGACCTCAGCTTCCTACCTGATGAGCTTGAGTCCAGTCGTCATGACAACACAG CAGGGAGTCAGACTGTGGCTCTGGACGTGTCTCAGGACAGCGGCATCTGTCCAGACTACGACTCCCAGGATTCCGCAGCAGCAGCGGGAGCAGCTGACCCCCGTGGGTCGTCCGTGTCAGGCCCGGGGACAGGCGCCTCCCCCTTCTGTCCGATGACCCCTATGACCCCTATGACCCCCATGACCCCTGTGACTGAGAGGTCAGGAATCATCCCACAGTTACA gaacaTTGTGTCCACGGTGAACCTGGGTTGTCCGTTGGATCTGAAGTTTATCGCCCTTCAAGCCAGAAATGCGGAGTACAACCCGAAG CGGTTTGCGGCGGTCATCATGAGGATCCGTGAGCCGAGGACCACAGCGCTGATCTTCAGCTCAGGGAAGATGGTCTGTACAGGAGCCAAGAg TGAGGAGCAGTCACGACTGGCAGCCAGGAAATACGCTCGGGTGGTGCAGAAACTCGGCTTCCCCGCCCGCTTCCTGGACTTTAAGATCCAGAACATGGTGGCCAGCTGCGACGTCTGCTTCCCCATCAGGCTGGAGGGCCTCGTCCTGACACACCAGCAGTTCAGCAG TTATGAACCAGAGCTGTTTCCAGGCCTCATCTACCGGATGGTGAAGCCTCGCATCGTCCTGCTCATCTTCGTGTCGGGGAAAGTGGTTTTAACCG GAGCTAAAGAACGAGCTGAGATCTACGAAGCCTTTGAGAACATTTATCCGATCCTGAGGGGCTTCAGGAAACAGTGA